A genomic region of Runella rosea contains the following coding sequences:
- a CDS encoding M14 family metallopeptidase has protein sequence MKKYIHSFIYALVCCTLAVNAFAQTAPQTDPDLNGMRAIGTPANPKVKWGWNYYMDYAGFNKLMQELAKAYPDLVKYESIGKSFQGRDMYVITVTDFKSGKPESKPAFWIDGNIHANELQGTQFAMYTAWYLAESFGKMDFVTDMLKGRTFYILPSLNPDAHENFIYKSNTTSSSRSGMMPLDDDGDGLVDEDSYDDLDGDGNIVTMRRKSPTGRYKVDPDFPGRMILAKPDEQGEYEMLGFEGIDNDGDGRVNEDNPGAYDPNRDWGWGWQPDYIQGGALFYPGTLPETKNVKKFFYSHPNIAGAQSYHNFGGMFLRPPGAEEDAMYVPQADIAVYDVIGKTGEKMIPGYKYYVLWKDLYTVYGGEIDWIGLGRGVFMFSNEINTSWRMFNKNSTENRNQNSEFEEFDKFLLLGDGYVKWKPIKHPQYGDIEIGGTKRNYIRNTPGFLLEEEGHRNMAFTMLHAYHMPKLEIIDIKTKALANGLTEVTAVVQNQRAIPTHSAHDLRFKIERPDYITLKNVQVLAGMIVENEDLGITREQKYNPQTIEIANIAGTVSGGGGGGGGFGGFGGGGNSVKVRWIVKGKADKWTVEVDSRKGGIVSKTL, from the coding sequence ATGAAAAAATACATTCACTCATTCATATATGCACTCGTTTGCTGCACTTTAGCGGTCAACGCTTTTGCACAAACCGCACCCCAAACTGACCCCGACCTGAACGGTATGCGGGCGATTGGAACCCCCGCCAATCCTAAAGTTAAATGGGGTTGGAATTATTACATGGACTACGCTGGGTTCAACAAACTAATGCAAGAATTGGCCAAAGCGTACCCCGATTTGGTCAAATACGAATCCATTGGAAAATCGTTTCAGGGGCGTGACATGTACGTCATTACCGTTACGGATTTTAAAAGCGGAAAACCCGAAAGTAAGCCTGCTTTCTGGATCGACGGAAACATTCACGCCAATGAGTTGCAGGGAACACAGTTTGCCATGTACACGGCTTGGTACTTGGCCGAAAGTTTCGGAAAAATGGATTTTGTGACCGATATGTTGAAAGGTCGTACGTTCTACATATTGCCGTCACTTAACCCCGATGCGCATGAAAATTTTATCTACAAATCAAACACCACCAGCTCATCGCGCTCAGGAATGATGCCGCTCGACGACGACGGCGATGGTTTGGTGGATGAAGATTCTTACGATGATTTGGATGGTGATGGCAACATCGTGACCATGCGTCGTAAATCTCCAACGGGGCGGTATAAAGTAGATCCTGATTTTCCAGGTCGTATGATTTTGGCAAAGCCAGATGAGCAAGGAGAGTACGAAATGCTTGGTTTTGAGGGGATTGACAATGATGGTGACGGACGTGTTAATGAAGATAATCCTGGCGCATACGACCCTAACCGCGACTGGGGTTGGGGCTGGCAGCCTGATTATATTCAGGGTGGAGCGCTTTTTTATCCGGGAACATTGCCCGAAACAAAAAACGTGAAAAAATTCTTTTACTCACATCCCAATATTGCAGGTGCCCAAAGTTACCACAACTTCGGCGGGATGTTTTTGCGTCCTCCGGGGGCGGAAGAAGATGCCATGTACGTACCGCAAGCCGATATTGCCGTGTATGATGTAATCGGGAAAACGGGTGAGAAAATGATTCCGGGGTATAAGTACTACGTGCTTTGGAAAGACCTTTATACCGTGTATGGTGGCGAAATTGACTGGATTGGACTGGGGCGCGGCGTGTTTATGTTCTCCAACGAAATCAACACATCTTGGCGGATGTTCAACAAAAACTCTACCGAAAACCGCAACCAAAACAGTGAGTTTGAGGAGTTTGATAAGTTTTTATTGTTGGGTGACGGCTACGTAAAATGGAAACCCATCAAACACCCACAATACGGCGATATTGAAATCGGTGGAACCAAACGTAACTACATTCGTAACACGCCGGGCTTTTTGTTGGAAGAAGAAGGACACCGTAACATGGCCTTTACCATGCTTCATGCCTACCACATGCCTAAGTTGGAAATCATTGATATTAAAACTAAAGCCTTGGCCAATGGCCTGACGGAAGTAACAGCGGTGGTGCAAAACCAACGCGCTATTCCGACGCACTCCGCGCATGATTTACGCTTTAAAATCGAACGTCCCGATTACATCACGCTCAAAAATGTACAGGTATTGGCAGGGATGATCGTCGAAAATGAAGATCTGGGAATTACCAGAGAACAAAAGTACAACCCGCAAACGATTGAAATAGCTAACATTGCTGGTACCGTATCTGGTGGCGGTGGTGGAGGCGGCGGTTTTGGCGGTTTCGGGGGCGGCGGAAATTCCGTGAAAGTACGCTGGATCGTGAAGGGCAAAGCCGACAAATGGACCGTTGAGGTAGACAGCCGCAAAGGAGGCATTGTTTCCAAAACCCTGTAA